Part of the Devosia sp. SL43 genome, CGCCCGCCGGTTCGGCAATGGCGCGCATGTCATCGAAGATGTCCTTGATGGCAGCGCAGATCTCGTCGGCGGTGACGGTGACAATATCGTCGAGCAATTCGCGGCAGATGCGGAACGTCTCCGTGCCGACCTGGCGTACGGCCACGCCATCTGCAAATAGCCCCACCTGGTCGAGCGCCACCGGATGGCCCGCCGCGATCGCCGCCTTCATGCTGGCGGCTTCCTCTGGCTCGACGCCGATGACCCTGATCTCGGGCCGCAGGAACTTGACGAAGGCGGCGATACCGGCGGCGAGGCCACCACCACCTACGGGGATGTAGATGGCGCCGATTTCGCCCGGATGCTGGCGCAGCAGCTCCATGCCGATGGTGCCCTGGCCGGCAATGACATCAGGATCGTCGAAGGGGTGGACCACGACATAGCCGTGTTTTTCGGCCAGTTCGGCCGCATGCGCGCGGGCGGCGTCGAAGCCATCGCCGAACAGCACCACCTCGCCGCCCAGCCGGCGTACGGCGCCGATCTTGATGACAGGTGTGGTCGTCGGCATGACGATGACGGCGTGCATGCCCAGCCGGGTGGCGGACAGCGCCACACCCTGGGCATGATTGCCCGCCGAAGCGCAGATGACGCCGCGGGCACGTTCCTCTGCGGTCAGCTGGGCGATGCGATTATGCGCGCCGCGAATCTTGAACGAGAAGACCGGCTGCATATCCTCGCGCTTGAGCAGCACCTCGGCACCGAGGCGTGCCGAGAGCAAGTTCATCTTTTCGAGCGGGGTTTCCTCGGCC contains:
- the ilvA gene encoding threonine ammonia-lyase, biosynthetic codes for the protein MQDYVRRILTSSVYEVAEETPLEKMNLLSARLGAEVLLKREDMQPVFSFKIRGAHNRIAQLTAEERARGVICASAGNHAQGVALSATRLGMHAVIVMPTTTPVIKIGAVRRLGGEVVLFGDGFDAARAHAAELAEKHGYVVVHPFDDPDVIAGQGTIGMELLRQHPGEIGAIYIPVGGGGLAAGIAAFVKFLRPEIRVIGVEPEEAASMKAAIAAGHPVALDQVGLFADGVAVRQVGTETFRICRELLDDIVTVTADEICAAIKDIFDDMRAIAEPAGALALAGLRRQVELGEAPRGALIAINSGANVNFDRLRYVAERAEIGERAEALLAVEIPEQPGSYRAFIRLLGQRSITEFNYRFAHGATAKIFVGVKLSRGDAEKHEIISLLQNHGLRVIDMTDNEVAKLHVRYMVGGRVNDLADETVYRFQFPERPGALLKFLEGLNDEWNISLFHYRNHGADYGRVLVGVQVPPSTRADFIAHIDAVGFPYWDETDNPAYRQFLDHERG